AATCGGAGTCTCCTTCATATCTCCATGAGGCCGAGGGCTTTGAGGGCAAGGCTCTTCATGGCGGGCCTGCCTTTTCTGGTAAAGTATATCATCGCCTCCTCGGCGCGCTTGTCGCCGAGGCGTCCTATGGCCTCGAGGGCCCGCTCTATGACGCCCGGGTCTCTGTCCTTGAGCATCTTCATCAGATAGCCCAGGAGTTTGGGCTCGCGGAAGCGGGTTATGGCCTCGACGGCCACGCGCCTTACGACGGGGCTCTCGTCGCCGAGGGCCTCGACCAGTGTGGACAGCACGCGGGTGTCGCCGTGATTGCCGAGTTCGCGCACGGCGGCGGCCCTCACGTCCTCCTCGGGGTCCTTGACGGCCTTGACGAGCAGCCTGAGCACGTCGTTTCCGCGCAGCGGCGAGATGCCGTAGATGGTGCGCAGCTTGGTGACCTTGTCGCCCGTTGCGAGATTGCGCTCGAAGACGGGCATCCTTTCACGCATGTCGAGCCTTTCGAGCGCCTCGGCCGCCGTGGCCCTCACGTGCTCATCATCGTCGTCGAGGGCGTCGACGAGCACTTTCTTGCGTCTGTCCATACCGCTAAATCTACCAGATAGGTTTTTCAGTTGCAAGGGGAAAGCTCAAGCCAGCGCTCCATGGCCCGGAGCGCGCGGGCGGCGGTGTGGGCCCGCCTCTTCCTGCCGCCCCCGCCTCCCGGAAGGAGTCCGAAGTTGGCGTTCATGGGCTGGAAGCGCTTTACCGACCCGTCCGTTATGTAGGCTGCGAGCGAGCCCGTCATGGTCTCGCGCGGCGGAGGCCGGAAGGCGGCGCCGGCGGCGAAGGCCGCAGCGCTCATGCCGGCCACGATCCCCATGGCGGCGGACTCGCAGTAACCCTCCACACCGGTGATCTGACCGGCGAAGAAGAGGCCCGGCGCACCCCGCAGCTCGAGCGCCGGCGTCAGGAGCCTGGGCGAGTCGATGTAGCTGTTGCGGTGTATCTTTCCGAGCCTTGCAAAGCGCGCCCTCTCGAGCCCCGGGATCATGGTGAAGACCCGTTTCTGCTCGTCGTAGGCCAGGCGTGTCTGGAAGCCCACCATGTTGAAGAGCCTGCCCTCGCGGTCCTCCCTCCTGAGCTGTACGACGGCGTAGGGCCTCTCCCCCGTGCGGGGGTCCGTGAGTCCCACGGGCCGAAGGGGACCGAAGAGCGGCGTTCTGAGCCCCCGCTCCACCATGGCCTCTATGGGCATGCACCCCCGGTAATAGGGTATCTCCCTGTCGAAGTCGTGGAGCGGGGCCCTGCGGGCGTTGAGGAGTTCTACGGCGAAGCGCTCGTACTCGCCGCGCGTCATGGGACAGTTGATGTAGTCGGCCCCGCCGCGGCCGTAGCGCGAGGCGGCGAAGGCCACGTCCATGTCTATGGTCTCGCCGTAGACTATGGGGGCCACGGCGTCGTAGAAGTAGAGGCCCCCGCCCCCCGCCAGGCGGCGTATCTCGTCGGCCAGCGCGCCGGCCGTGAGCGGTCCCGTGGCGATGACGAGGGGCCTCGCGGCAGGCAGTGACGTCACCTCCCCGCGCCTTATCTCAACGCCCGCGGCCTCGAGTGCACCCGTAATATAGTGCGAGAAGGCCTCGCGGTCCACGGCGAGGGTCTTTCCGGCGGGCACCCGGCTGCCGAGCGCCGCCTCGACGACGAGCGAGCCCATGCGCCGCATCTCCTCCTTGAGGAGCCCGGCGCCGTTGTCGATGTCCTCGCTCTTGAGCGAGTTGCTGCACACCAGCTCCGCGAGCCCCCCGGTCCTGTGGGCAGGCGTGAGTTTCAGCGGCCTCATCTCGTAGATGACGGCCCGAAGCCCCCGGCGCACGGCCTGCCAGGCCGCCTCGCAGCCCGCAAGTCCGCCTCCTATGACGGTTATCTCCACGGCGCGTCACCTCCTCTGAAATCTTAAGGAACCTCCGATTCATTGCACTGAGGGAACCTTTTTGTAAAACTGAGGGAACCTTTTTGTAAAAAGGTTCCCTCAGACTCCCTCCAAAAACTTTTAATGCGAGTTGGTTTCCCCCTGTTTTGCCAGGCAAAACAGGGGGAAACCAACTCGTATTAAAAGTCTTTGAAGGGGGCCTGGGGGAAACTTTCTACAGAAAGTTTCCCCCGGAGTAATCGAAGGGTCTGGGGGAAACGTGGGCCTGTGGCCCTTCTACAGAAAGTTTCCCCCAGGACTCTCCCCATATCATAACACCGGCAATGAGCCGGCGGCAAAGAATTTGCGGCCGGCGCGGGCTTGAAAAGGGCGCGGTCTCTGTGATAGATTCCCTCCCATGGAACTCAAAAGGGCTCACATCAGGGTGACCGGTCTCGTGCAGGGCGTCTACTTCAGGGCCGAGACAAGGAGCCAGGCGCGGCGGCTCGGCCTTGGGGGCTGGGTGCGCAACCTCCCGGACGGCTCGGTCGAGGC
This genomic interval from Deltaproteobacteria bacterium contains the following:
- a CDS encoding HEAT repeat domain-containing protein — encoded protein: MDRRKKVLVDALDDDDEHVRATAAEALERLDMRERMPVFERNLATGDKVTKLRTIYGISPLRGNDVLRLLVKAVKDPEEDVRAAAVRELGNHGDTRVLSTLVEALGDESPVVRRVAVEAITRFREPKLLGYLMKMLKDRDPGVIERALEAIGRLGDKRAEEAMIYFTRKGRPAMKSLALKALGLMEI
- a CDS encoding methylenetetrahydrofolate--tRNA-(uracil(54)-C(5))-methyltransferase (FADH(2)-oxidizing) TrmFO, producing the protein MEITVIGGGLAGCEAAWQAVRRGLRAVIYEMRPLKLTPAHRTGGLAELVCSNSLKSEDIDNGAGLLKEEMRRMGSLVVEAALGSRVPAGKTLAVDREAFSHYITGALEAAGVEIRRGEVTSLPAARPLVIATGPLTAGALADEIRRLAGGGGLYFYDAVAPIVYGETIDMDVAFAASRYGRGGADYINCPMTRGEYERFAVELLNARRAPLHDFDREIPYYRGCMPIEAMVERGLRTPLFGPLRPVGLTDPRTGERPYAVVQLRREDREGRLFNMVGFQTRLAYDEQKRVFTMIPGLERARFARLGKIHRNSYIDSPRLLTPALELRGAPGLFFAGQITGVEGYCESAAMGIVAGMSAAAFAAGAAFRPPPRETMTGSLAAYITDGSVKRFQPMNANFGLLPGGGGGRKRRAHTAARALRAMERWLELSPCN